Proteins encoded together in one Struthio camelus isolate bStrCam1 chromosome 19, bStrCam1.hap1, whole genome shotgun sequence window:
- the CYTH1 gene encoding cytohesin-1 isoform X1, whose amino-acid sequence MGVNLKEKQGFCIPDERDSGTAPVGSTSVPSDLTPEECQELENIRRRKQELLADIQRLKDEIAEVTNEIENLGSTEERKNMQRNKQVAMGRKKFNMDPKKGIQFLIENDLLKNTCEDIAQFLYKGEGLNKTAIGDYLGERDEFNIQVLHAFVELHEFTDLNLVQALRQFLWSFRLPGEAQKIDRMMEAFAQRYCQCNPGVFQSTDTCYVLSFAIIMLNTSLHNPNVKDKPTAERFIAMNRGINDGGDLPEELLRNLYESIKNEPFKIPEDDGNDLTHTFFNPDREGWLLKLGGGRVKTWKRRWFILTDNCLYYFEYTTDKEPRGIIPLENLSIREVEDSKKPNCFELYIPDNKDQVIKACKTEADGRVVEGNHTVYRISAPTPEEKEEWIKCIKAAISRDPFYEMLAARKKKVSSTKRH is encoded by the exons ATGGGAGTaaatctgaaagagaaacaggGCTTCTGCATCCCAGATGAGAGAGACTCGGGAACAGCCCCCGTGGGAAGCACTTCGG TGCCCAGTGACTTGACCCCGGAGGAGTGCCAGGAGCTGGAGAACATCCGTCGCcgcaagcaggagctgctggctgaCATACAG CGGCTGAAAGATGAGATAGCAGAGGTGACGAATGAGATCGAGAACCTGGGATCCACGGAGGAGAG GAAAAACATGCAGAGGAACAAGCAGGTGGCGATGGGCAGAAAGAAGTTCAACATGGATCCCAAGAAG GGCATTCAGTTCCTGATCGAAAATGACTTGCTGAAGAACACATGCGAGGATATCGCTCAGTTCCTCTACAAGGGAGAGGGCCTCAACAAGACTGCCATCGGTGACTACCTGGGCGAGAG GGATGAGTTCAACATCCAAGTTCTGCATGCCTTCGTGGAGCTGCATGAGTTCACCGACCTCAACCTCGTGCAGGCCCTGCG GCAGTTCCTATGGAGCTTCCGGCTCCCTGGGGAGGCTCAGAAGATCGACCGAATGATGGAGGCGTTCGCCCAGCGGTACTGCCAGTGCAACCCTGGGGTCTTCCAGTCCACAG ACACATGCTACGTACTCTCCTTCGCCATCATCATGCTGAACACCAGCCTGCACAACCCCAACGTCAAGGACAAGCCCACAGCGGAGCGCTTCATTGCCATGAACCGAGGCATCAACGACGGGGGGGACCTACCTGAGGAGCTGCTCAGG AATCTCTATGAGAGCATCAAGAATGAACCCTTCAAAATCCCTGAGGATGACGGCAATGACCTCACCCATACCTTCTTCAACCCTGACCGAGAGGGCTGGCTCCTGAAGCTAGG AGGCGGCAGGGTGAAGACGTGGAAGCGACGCTGGTTCATCCTGACCGATAACTGCCTTTACTACTTCGAGTACACGACG GATAAAGAGCCCCGGGGCATCATCCCCCTGGAGAACTTGAGCATCCGTGAGGTGGAGGACTCCAAGAAGCCT aaCTGCTTCGAGCTCTACATCCCCGACAACAAGGACCAGGTGATCAAGGCCTGCAAGACGGAGGCGGACGGGCGGGTGGTGGAAGGGAACCACACAGTGTACCGGATCTCCGCGCCCACCCCCGAGGAGAAGGAGGAGTGGATCAAGTGCATCAA GGCAGCGATCAGCAGGGACCCTTTCTACGAGATGCTGGCTGCCAGGAAGAAGAAGGTGTCCTCCACAAAGAGACACTAG
- the CYTH1 gene encoding cytohesin-1 isoform X2, with the protein MGTVSELCASSFQAFLCPSVVAKAVPSDLTPEECQELENIRRRKQELLADIQRLKDEIAEVTNEIENLGSTEERKNMQRNKQVAMGRKKFNMDPKKGIQFLIENDLLKNTCEDIAQFLYKGEGLNKTAIGDYLGERDEFNIQVLHAFVELHEFTDLNLVQALRQFLWSFRLPGEAQKIDRMMEAFAQRYCQCNPGVFQSTDTCYVLSFAIIMLNTSLHNPNVKDKPTAERFIAMNRGINDGGDLPEELLRNLYESIKNEPFKIPEDDGNDLTHTFFNPDREGWLLKLGGRVKTWKRRWFILTDNCLYYFEYTTDKEPRGIIPLENLSIREVEDSKKPNCFELYIPDNKDQVIKACKTEADGRVVEGNHTVYRISAPTPEEKEEWIKCIKAAISRDPFYEMLAARKKKVSSTKRH; encoded by the exons ATGGGGACGGTCAGCGAGCTCTGTGCCTCGAGTTTCCAGGCCTTCCTGTGCCCCTCTGTGGTCGCCAAGGCAG TGCCCAGTGACTTGACCCCGGAGGAGTGCCAGGAGCTGGAGAACATCCGTCGCcgcaagcaggagctgctggctgaCATACAG CGGCTGAAAGATGAGATAGCAGAGGTGACGAATGAGATCGAGAACCTGGGATCCACGGAGGAGAG GAAAAACATGCAGAGGAACAAGCAGGTGGCGATGGGCAGAAAGAAGTTCAACATGGATCCCAAGAAG GGCATTCAGTTCCTGATCGAAAATGACTTGCTGAAGAACACATGCGAGGATATCGCTCAGTTCCTCTACAAGGGAGAGGGCCTCAACAAGACTGCCATCGGTGACTACCTGGGCGAGAG GGATGAGTTCAACATCCAAGTTCTGCATGCCTTCGTGGAGCTGCATGAGTTCACCGACCTCAACCTCGTGCAGGCCCTGCG GCAGTTCCTATGGAGCTTCCGGCTCCCTGGGGAGGCTCAGAAGATCGACCGAATGATGGAGGCGTTCGCCCAGCGGTACTGCCAGTGCAACCCTGGGGTCTTCCAGTCCACAG ACACATGCTACGTACTCTCCTTCGCCATCATCATGCTGAACACCAGCCTGCACAACCCCAACGTCAAGGACAAGCCCACAGCGGAGCGCTTCATTGCCATGAACCGAGGCATCAACGACGGGGGGGACCTACCTGAGGAGCTGCTCAGG AATCTCTATGAGAGCATCAAGAATGAACCCTTCAAAATCCCTGAGGATGACGGCAATGACCTCACCCATACCTTCTTCAACCCTGACCGAGAGGGCTGGCTCCTGAAGCTAG GCGGCAGGGTGAAGACGTGGAAGCGACGCTGGTTCATCCTGACCGATAACTGCCTTTACTACTTCGAGTACACGACG GATAAAGAGCCCCGGGGCATCATCCCCCTGGAGAACTTGAGCATCCGTGAGGTGGAGGACTCCAAGAAGCCT aaCTGCTTCGAGCTCTACATCCCCGACAACAAGGACCAGGTGATCAAGGCCTGCAAGACGGAGGCGGACGGGCGGGTGGTGGAAGGGAACCACACAGTGTACCGGATCTCCGCGCCCACCCCCGAGGAGAAGGAGGAGTGGATCAAGTGCATCAA GGCAGCGATCAGCAGGGACCCTTTCTACGAGATGCTGGCTGCCAGGAAGAAGAAGGTGTCCTCCACAAAGAGACACTAG
- the CYTH1 gene encoding cytohesin-1 isoform X3, with the protein MVLRAEGSVPSDLTPEECQELENIRRRKQELLADIQRLKDEIAEVTNEIENLGSTEERKNMQRNKQVAMGRKKFNMDPKKGIQFLIENDLLKNTCEDIAQFLYKGEGLNKTAIGDYLGERDEFNIQVLHAFVELHEFTDLNLVQALRQFLWSFRLPGEAQKIDRMMEAFAQRYCQCNPGVFQSTDTCYVLSFAIIMLNTSLHNPNVKDKPTAERFIAMNRGINDGGDLPEELLRNLYESIKNEPFKIPEDDGNDLTHTFFNPDREGWLLKLGGRVKTWKRRWFILTDNCLYYFEYTTDKEPRGIIPLENLSIREVEDSKKPNCFELYIPDNKDQVIKACKTEADGRVVEGNHTVYRISAPTPEEKEEWIKCIKAAISRDPFYEMLAARKKKVSSTKRH; encoded by the exons ATGGTCCTCAGGgcggagggcagtg TGCCCAGTGACTTGACCCCGGAGGAGTGCCAGGAGCTGGAGAACATCCGTCGCcgcaagcaggagctgctggctgaCATACAG CGGCTGAAAGATGAGATAGCAGAGGTGACGAATGAGATCGAGAACCTGGGATCCACGGAGGAGAG GAAAAACATGCAGAGGAACAAGCAGGTGGCGATGGGCAGAAAGAAGTTCAACATGGATCCCAAGAAG GGCATTCAGTTCCTGATCGAAAATGACTTGCTGAAGAACACATGCGAGGATATCGCTCAGTTCCTCTACAAGGGAGAGGGCCTCAACAAGACTGCCATCGGTGACTACCTGGGCGAGAG GGATGAGTTCAACATCCAAGTTCTGCATGCCTTCGTGGAGCTGCATGAGTTCACCGACCTCAACCTCGTGCAGGCCCTGCG GCAGTTCCTATGGAGCTTCCGGCTCCCTGGGGAGGCTCAGAAGATCGACCGAATGATGGAGGCGTTCGCCCAGCGGTACTGCCAGTGCAACCCTGGGGTCTTCCAGTCCACAG ACACATGCTACGTACTCTCCTTCGCCATCATCATGCTGAACACCAGCCTGCACAACCCCAACGTCAAGGACAAGCCCACAGCGGAGCGCTTCATTGCCATGAACCGAGGCATCAACGACGGGGGGGACCTACCTGAGGAGCTGCTCAGG AATCTCTATGAGAGCATCAAGAATGAACCCTTCAAAATCCCTGAGGATGACGGCAATGACCTCACCCATACCTTCTTCAACCCTGACCGAGAGGGCTGGCTCCTGAAGCTAG GCGGCAGGGTGAAGACGTGGAAGCGACGCTGGTTCATCCTGACCGATAACTGCCTTTACTACTTCGAGTACACGACG GATAAAGAGCCCCGGGGCATCATCCCCCTGGAGAACTTGAGCATCCGTGAGGTGGAGGACTCCAAGAAGCCT aaCTGCTTCGAGCTCTACATCCCCGACAACAAGGACCAGGTGATCAAGGCCTGCAAGACGGAGGCGGACGGGCGGGTGGTGGAAGGGAACCACACAGTGTACCGGATCTCCGCGCCCACCCCCGAGGAGAAGGAGGAGTGGATCAAGTGCATCAA GGCAGCGATCAGCAGGGACCCTTTCTACGAGATGCTGGCTGCCAGGAAGAAGAAGGTGTCCTCCACAAAGAGACACTAG
- the CYTH1 gene encoding cytohesin-1 isoform X5 — MQRNKQVAMGRKKFNMDPKKGIQFLIENDLLKNTCEDIAQFLYKGEGLNKTAIGDYLGERDEFNIQVLHAFVELHEFTDLNLVQALRQFLWSFRLPGEAQKIDRMMEAFAQRYCQCNPGVFQSTDTCYVLSFAIIMLNTSLHNPNVKDKPTAERFIAMNRGINDGGDLPEELLRNLYESIKNEPFKIPEDDGNDLTHTFFNPDREGWLLKLGGRVKTWKRRWFILTDNCLYYFEYTTDKEPRGIIPLENLSIREVEDSKKPNCFELYIPDNKDQVIKACKTEADGRVVEGNHTVYRISAPTPEEKEEWIKCIKAAISRDPFYEMLAARKKKVSSTKRH, encoded by the exons ATGCAGAGGAACAAGCAGGTGGCGATGGGCAGAAAGAAGTTCAACATGGATCCCAAGAAG GGCATTCAGTTCCTGATCGAAAATGACTTGCTGAAGAACACATGCGAGGATATCGCTCAGTTCCTCTACAAGGGAGAGGGCCTCAACAAGACTGCCATCGGTGACTACCTGGGCGAGAG GGATGAGTTCAACATCCAAGTTCTGCATGCCTTCGTGGAGCTGCATGAGTTCACCGACCTCAACCTCGTGCAGGCCCTGCG GCAGTTCCTATGGAGCTTCCGGCTCCCTGGGGAGGCTCAGAAGATCGACCGAATGATGGAGGCGTTCGCCCAGCGGTACTGCCAGTGCAACCCTGGGGTCTTCCAGTCCACAG ACACATGCTACGTACTCTCCTTCGCCATCATCATGCTGAACACCAGCCTGCACAACCCCAACGTCAAGGACAAGCCCACAGCGGAGCGCTTCATTGCCATGAACCGAGGCATCAACGACGGGGGGGACCTACCTGAGGAGCTGCTCAGG AATCTCTATGAGAGCATCAAGAATGAACCCTTCAAAATCCCTGAGGATGACGGCAATGACCTCACCCATACCTTCTTCAACCCTGACCGAGAGGGCTGGCTCCTGAAGCTAG GCGGCAGGGTGAAGACGTGGAAGCGACGCTGGTTCATCCTGACCGATAACTGCCTTTACTACTTCGAGTACACGACG GATAAAGAGCCCCGGGGCATCATCCCCCTGGAGAACTTGAGCATCCGTGAGGTGGAGGACTCCAAGAAGCCT aaCTGCTTCGAGCTCTACATCCCCGACAACAAGGACCAGGTGATCAAGGCCTGCAAGACGGAGGCGGACGGGCGGGTGGTGGAAGGGAACCACACAGTGTACCGGATCTCCGCGCCCACCCCCGAGGAGAAGGAGGAGTGGATCAAGTGCATCAA GGCAGCGATCAGCAGGGACCCTTTCTACGAGATGCTGGCTGCCAGGAAGAAGAAGGTGTCCTCCACAAAGAGACACTAG
- the CYTH1 gene encoding cytohesin-1 isoform X4: MASPAAASAPPCHAGGSGAAPAGRGGSMDEEGGYVPSDLTPEECQELENIRRRKQELLADIQRLKDEIAEVTNEIENLGSTEERKNMQRNKQVAMGRKKFNMDPKKGIQFLIENDLLKNTCEDIAQFLYKGEGLNKTAIGDYLGERDEFNIQVLHAFVELHEFTDLNLVQALRQFLWSFRLPGEAQKIDRMMEAFAQRYCQCNPGVFQSTDTCYVLSFAIIMLNTSLHNPNVKDKPTAERFIAMNRGINDGGDLPEELLRNLYESIKNEPFKIPEDDGNDLTHTFFNPDREGWLLKLGGRVKTWKRRWFILTDNCLYYFEYTTDKEPRGIIPLENLSIREVEDSKKPNCFELYIPDNKDQVIKACKTEADGRVVEGNHTVYRISAPTPEEKEEWIKCIKAAISRDPFYEMLAARKKKVSSTKRH, from the exons TGCCCAGTGACTTGACCCCGGAGGAGTGCCAGGAGCTGGAGAACATCCGTCGCcgcaagcaggagctgctggctgaCATACAG CGGCTGAAAGATGAGATAGCAGAGGTGACGAATGAGATCGAGAACCTGGGATCCACGGAGGAGAG GAAAAACATGCAGAGGAACAAGCAGGTGGCGATGGGCAGAAAGAAGTTCAACATGGATCCCAAGAAG GGCATTCAGTTCCTGATCGAAAATGACTTGCTGAAGAACACATGCGAGGATATCGCTCAGTTCCTCTACAAGGGAGAGGGCCTCAACAAGACTGCCATCGGTGACTACCTGGGCGAGAG GGATGAGTTCAACATCCAAGTTCTGCATGCCTTCGTGGAGCTGCATGAGTTCACCGACCTCAACCTCGTGCAGGCCCTGCG GCAGTTCCTATGGAGCTTCCGGCTCCCTGGGGAGGCTCAGAAGATCGACCGAATGATGGAGGCGTTCGCCCAGCGGTACTGCCAGTGCAACCCTGGGGTCTTCCAGTCCACAG ACACATGCTACGTACTCTCCTTCGCCATCATCATGCTGAACACCAGCCTGCACAACCCCAACGTCAAGGACAAGCCCACAGCGGAGCGCTTCATTGCCATGAACCGAGGCATCAACGACGGGGGGGACCTACCTGAGGAGCTGCTCAGG AATCTCTATGAGAGCATCAAGAATGAACCCTTCAAAATCCCTGAGGATGACGGCAATGACCTCACCCATACCTTCTTCAACCCTGACCGAGAGGGCTGGCTCCTGAAGCTAG GCGGCAGGGTGAAGACGTGGAAGCGACGCTGGTTCATCCTGACCGATAACTGCCTTTACTACTTCGAGTACACGACG GATAAAGAGCCCCGGGGCATCATCCCCCTGGAGAACTTGAGCATCCGTGAGGTGGAGGACTCCAAGAAGCCT aaCTGCTTCGAGCTCTACATCCCCGACAACAAGGACCAGGTGATCAAGGCCTGCAAGACGGAGGCGGACGGGCGGGTGGTGGAAGGGAACCACACAGTGTACCGGATCTCCGCGCCCACCCCCGAGGAGAAGGAGGAGTGGATCAAGTGCATCAA GGCAGCGATCAGCAGGGACCCTTTCTACGAGATGCTGGCTGCCAGGAAGAAGAAGGTGTCCTCCACAAAGAGACACTAG
- the CYTH1 gene encoding cytohesin-1 isoform X6: MASPAAASAPPCHAGGSGAAPAGRGGSMDEEGGYVPSDLTPEECQELENIRRRKQELLADIQRLKDEIAEVTNEIENLGSTEERKNMQRNKQVAMGRKKFNMDPKKGIQFLIENDLLKNTCEDIAQFLYKGEGLNKTAIGDYLGERDEFNIQVLHAFVELHEFTDLNLVQALRQFLWSFRLPGEAQKIDRMMEAFAQRYCQCNPGVFQSTDTCYVLSFAIIMLNTSLHNPNVKDKPTAERFIAMNRGINDGGDLPEELLRNLYESIKNEPFKIPEDDGNDLTHTFFNPDREGWLLKLGPEPQLTRPRSVARWASQEILPALPAVGWASPGAQSW; the protein is encoded by the exons TGCCCAGTGACTTGACCCCGGAGGAGTGCCAGGAGCTGGAGAACATCCGTCGCcgcaagcaggagctgctggctgaCATACAG CGGCTGAAAGATGAGATAGCAGAGGTGACGAATGAGATCGAGAACCTGGGATCCACGGAGGAGAG GAAAAACATGCAGAGGAACAAGCAGGTGGCGATGGGCAGAAAGAAGTTCAACATGGATCCCAAGAAG GGCATTCAGTTCCTGATCGAAAATGACTTGCTGAAGAACACATGCGAGGATATCGCTCAGTTCCTCTACAAGGGAGAGGGCCTCAACAAGACTGCCATCGGTGACTACCTGGGCGAGAG GGATGAGTTCAACATCCAAGTTCTGCATGCCTTCGTGGAGCTGCATGAGTTCACCGACCTCAACCTCGTGCAGGCCCTGCG GCAGTTCCTATGGAGCTTCCGGCTCCCTGGGGAGGCTCAGAAGATCGACCGAATGATGGAGGCGTTCGCCCAGCGGTACTGCCAGTGCAACCCTGGGGTCTTCCAGTCCACAG ACACATGCTACGTACTCTCCTTCGCCATCATCATGCTGAACACCAGCCTGCACAACCCCAACGTCAAGGACAAGCCCACAGCGGAGCGCTTCATTGCCATGAACCGAGGCATCAACGACGGGGGGGACCTACCTGAGGAGCTGCTCAGG AATCTCTATGAGAGCATCAAGAATGAACCCTTCAAAATCCCTGAGGATGACGGCAATGACCTCACCCATACCTTCTTCAACCCTGACCGAGAGGGCTGGCTCCTGAAGCTAG GACCGGAGCCGCAGCTGACAAGGCCCCGCAGCGTGGCTAGGTGGGCTTCCCAGGAGATTCTGCCTGCGTTGCCCGCTGTAGGATGGGCAAGTCCTGGGGCACAGAGCTGGTAA